ATTTCATCAACGACACCGTGCGCGGCTCCTTCAGCGGCCGCAACCCGCTGGTCGCCCCCCTGGCCTTCACCGTCTTCGGCTGGATCTTCCTGATGAATTTCATGGATCTGATCGCCGTGGACCTGCTGCCCTGGCTGGCGCAGCTGTTCGGCCAGCACGTGCTGGGCGTGGACCCGCATCATGTCTACTTCAAGGTCGTGCCCACCACCGACCCCAACATCACCTTCGGCCTGGCGCTGGGCGTGTTCGTGCTGATGCTCTACTACTCCATCAAGATGAAGGGCTTCGGCGGCTTCTTCGGCGAACTGGCCTTCCAGCCCTTCCCCAAGTGGATGTTCCCCATCAACCTGGTCCTGGAAGGCGTGTCTCTGATCGCCAAGCCCGTCTCTCTCGCTCTGCGACTGTTCGGCAACATGTACGCCGGCGAGACCATCTTCATTCTTATCGCGCTGATGTACAGTGCCGGGATCGTGATGGCCGGTTTCGGCGGGCTGCTGCAGCTCGGCTGGGCCATCTTCCACATCCTGATCATCACCCTGCAGGCGTTCATCTTCATGACCCTGACTGTGGTGTATCTGGATATGGCGCATCAGGAACATCATTAATACCGATTACGTTTTGACTTTAATCTATATCTAAACTTCAGGAGATAATCATGGAATCTGCACTGCTCTACATCGCTGGCGCACTGATGATGGGCCTG
This sequence is a window from Thiohalobacter thiocyanaticus. Protein-coding genes within it:
- the atpB gene encoding F0F1 ATP synthase subunit A is translated as MASDTLTSGEYIKHHLTNLTYGQHPDGHWGFAHTAEEAKEMGFWAIHVDSMLWSVLLGFILFYVFRKAAKNAHAGVPGGLQNFCEWIVDFINDTVRGSFSGRNPLVAPLAFTVFGWIFLMNFMDLIAVDLLPWLAQLFGQHVLGVDPHHVYFKVVPTTDPNITFGLALGVFVLMLYYSIKMKGFGGFFGELAFQPFPKWMFPINLVLEGVSLIAKPVSLALRLFGNMYAGETIFILIALMYSAGIVMAGFGGLLQLGWAIFHILIITLQAFIFMTLTVVYLDMAHQEHH